Proteins encoded within one genomic window of Anopheles gambiae chromosome 3, idAnoGambNW_F1_1, whole genome shotgun sequence:
- the LOC1270778 gene encoding putative pre-mRNA-splicing factor ATP-dependent RNA helicase PRP1: MSKRRIEVMDPFIKKRREEKAAAEGAAGASSSKLDAAGSSSSGPSSASKAAAAAAAAGSATESGGKNPLNGIAYTQNYYKLYKKRITLPVFEYKTDFMRLLSEHQCIVLVGETGSGKTTQIPQWCVEYALQTSSKGVACTQPRRVAAMSVAQRVSEEMDVMLGQEVGYSIRFEDCSSPRTLLKYMTDGMLLREGMSDPMLEAYQVILLDEAHERTLATDLLMGVLKEVIRQRKDLKLVVMSATLDAGKFQQYFDNAPLMNVPGRTHPVEIFYTPEPERDYLEAAIRTVIQIHMCEEIEGDILMFLTGQEEIEEACKRVKREIDNLGPDVGELKCIPLYSTLPPPMQQKIFEPAPPKRPNGAIGRKVVISTNIAETSLTIDGVVFVIDPGFSKQKVYNPRIRVESLLVSPISKASAQQRAGRAGRTRPGKCFRLYTEKAYKTEMQDNTYPEILRSNLGTVVLQLKKLGIDDLVHFDFMDPPAPETLMRALELLNYLAALDDDGNLTDLGAVMAEFPLDPQLAKMLIASCQHNCSNEILSITAMLSVPQCFVRPNEMKKAADDAKMRFAHVDGDHLTLLNVYHAFKQNNEDQGWCYDNFINYRSLKSADNVRQQLARIMDRFQLQRTSTDFTSREYYFNIRKALVQGFFMQVAHLERTKHYQTIKDNQVVQLHPSTCLDHKPEWVIYNEFVLTTKNYIRTVTDVKPEWLLQIAPQYYDMNNFPLCEAKRQLELILARMDSKQFQQGF; this comes from the exons ATGTCCAAGCGGCGTATCGAGGTGATGGACCCTTTCATTAAGAAGCGAAG GGAGGAGAAGGCAGCGGCCGAAGGGGCGGCTGGCGCCAGCTCGTCCAAGCTCGATGCGGCCGGCTCGTCCTCCAGCGGGCCCAGCTCCGCCTCgaaggcggcggcggcagcagcggccgcCGGTTCCGCCACCGAGTCGGGCGGCAAGAACCCGCTGAACGGTATCGCCTACACGCAGAACTACTACAAGCTGTACAAAAAGCGCATCACGCTGCCGGTGTTCGAGTACAAGACGGACTTTATGCGGCTGCTGTCGGAGCACCAGTGCATCGTGCTGGTCGGTGAGACCGGGTCGGGCAAAACCACCCAAATACCTCAGTGGTGCGTGGAGTACGCGTTGCAGACGAGCTCGAAGGGGGTGGCGTGTACGCAGCCGCGCCGTGTCGCCGCCATGTCCGTGGCCCAGCGCGTCTCGGAGGAGATGGACGTGATGCTCGGGCAGGAGGTGGGCTACAGCATCCGTTTCGAGGACTGCTCCAGCCCGCGCACGCTGCTCAAGTACATGACGGACGGTATGCTGCTGCGCGAGGGGATGAGCGATCCGATGCTGGAAGCGTACCAGGTCATCCTGCTCGACGAGGCGCACGAGCGGACGCTCGCGACCGATCTGCTGATGGGCGTGCTGAAGGAGGTGATCCGGCAGCGCAAGGATTTGAAGCTGGTGGTCATGTCGGCCACCCTCGATGCGGGCAAGTTCCAGCAGTACTTCGACAACGCGCCGCTCATGAACGTCCCCGGCCGGACGCACCCGGTCGAGATCTTCTACACGCCCGAGCCGGAGCGCGACTATCTGGAGGCCGCGATCCGCACCGTCATACAGATACACATGTGCGAAGAGATCGAGGGCGACATACTGATGTTCCTGACCGGGCAGGAAGAGATCGAGGAGGCGTGCAAGCGGGTGAAGCGCGAAATCGACAACCTCGGCCCGGACGTGGGCGAGCTGAAGTGCATCCCGCTCTACTCGAcgctgccgccgccgatgCAGCAAAAGATTTTCGAACCGGCACCGCCGAAACGGCCGAACGGTGCGATCGGCCGCAAGGTGGTCATCTCGACGAACATTGCGGAAACGTCGCTCACGATCGACGGCGTGGTGTTTGTGATCGATCCCGGGTTCAGCAAGCAGAAGGTGTACAATCCGCGCATCCGGGTGGAAAGTTTGCTCGTGTCGCCGATCAGCAAAGCATCGGCCCAGCAGCGGGCCGGCCGGGCCGGCCGAACGCGCCCCGGCAAGTGTTTCCGCCTGTACACGGAGAAGGCGTACAAGACGGAGATGCAGGACAACACGTATCCGGAAATTTTGCGTTCCAATTTGG GCACGGTTGTGCTGCAGTTAAAGAAGCTTGGCATCGATGATTTGGTTCACTTCGATTTTATGGATCCGCCGGCGCCGGAAACGCTGATGCGTGCGCTCGAGCTTCTCAACTATCTGGCCGCCCTGGACGATGACGGTAACCTGACCGATCTCGGTGCAGTTATGGCCGAGTTTCCACTGGATCCGCAGCTAGCGAAAATGCTAATTGCCAGCTGTCAGCACAACTGCTCCAACGAAATTCTTTCCATCACCGCTATGTTGTCGG TTCCACAGTGCTTCGTGCGACCAAACGAGATGAAGAAAGCGGCCGATGATGCTAAGATGCGCTTCGCGCACGTCGATGGCGACCATCTGACGCTGCTGAACGTGTACCATGCGTTTAAGCAGA ACAATGAAGATCAGGGATGGTGCTATGATAACTTCATCAACTACCGCTCCCTGAAGTCGGCGGACAACGTGAGACAGCAGCTGGCCCGCATTATGGACCGCTTCCAGCTCCAGCGCACCAGCACGGACTTCACCTCGAGAGAGTACTATTTTAACATTCGCAAAGCATTGGTACAGGGCTTCTTCATGCAG GTCGCACATTTGGAACGAACCAAGCACTATCAGACGATAAAGGACAACCAGGTGGTGCAACTGCATCCGTCCACTTGTCTGGACCACAAACCGGAATGGGTAATTTACAACGAGTTTGTGCTGACGACGAAAAACTACATCAGAACTGTCACGGATGTAAAGC CGGAATGGTTACTGCAGATTGCCCCACAGTACTACGACATGAATAACTTCCCTCTATGCGAGGCGAAACGGCAGCTCGAGCTGATACTGGCGCGCATGGACTCGAAGCAGTTCCAGCAAGgattttaa
- the LOC1270783 gene encoding uncharacterized protein LOC1270783 isoform X1, with protein sequence MGWRLIILGIVTLGSLFTLHLLAQDFMKLSKPLFMSSGKRDLGPSLRYNRTAALLDFESKINWNKILQTDPLKCAFSLVCQLAAGAEPQDAQAKIIYEFIAFSVENSKTIPAPLRESFENGLQYNDNLKAKDNYKQCYRRYPLCLYSARTMLRFMSLFGREADEK encoded by the exons ATGGGATGGAG ATTAATCATTCTCGGAATAGTAACGCTCGGCTCGCTGTTCACGTTACATCTACTAGCGCAAGACTTTATGAAACTATCGAAGCCGCTGTTCATGTCGTCCGGGAAGCGAGATCTGGGCCCATCGTTACGCTACAATCGAACCGCCGCACTGTTG gATTTTGAGTCAAAAATCAACTGGAACAAAATCCTGCAAACGGATCCACTCAAGTGTGCATTTTCCCTCGTCTGCCAGCTGGCCGCCGGTGCCGAACCGCAGGACGCGCAGGCAAAGataatttatgaatttatCGC GTTTAGTGTAGAGAACAGCAAAACGATTCCGGCACCACTGAGGGAATCGTTCGAGAACGGGCTGCAGTACAACGACAATCTAAAGGCGAAGGATAACTACAAGCAATGCTACCGGCGCTATCCACTGTGCCTGTATTCGGCTCGGACGATGCTTCGGTTTATGAGTCTGTTTGGCAGGGAGGCGGATGAGAAGTAG
- the LOC4577824 gene encoding probable ATP-dependent RNA helicase DDX56 — protein sequence MDEPGPGLNFHEFELDDRLLRDIARLGWISPTLVQEKAIPFLLEGKDVLIRARTGSGKTAAFAIPIIQNVLRYKTETAVRETSVLVMAPSQDLCHQIAKVFASLTYSCGPLIRVADLSSKEEKATHRHLLAERPDIVVSTPGRLRTVLADGTLNVRESLRCVTIDEADLMFTFGFEKDLKEVLKHFPPVHQSVLCSATLEEDVTQMKKMVLRNPVILKLEEPQLAVGTQLTHYQIEAEEVDKAAILYTVLKLKLIQGKCIIFVKSVDRCYRLKLFLEQFGIRSCILNSELPIKIRCHTVHQFNQGSYDIIIASDELMAENPALVKKKSDKKPSTKQLLQQTEAESSVSRGIDFQCVSCVVNFDFPSDLNSYIHRAGRTARGQNNGSVLSFVGIEELELKRNVEEFLQTLSNDAEFSMKDFNFNFDEVEAFRYRAKDAWRAITKISIREARIKELKMEIFNSEKLKSFFEENPRDLQTLRHDRPLHTVHVQEHLGDVPEYLVPAALKPMVDIMNAKRKKKMSEKYAAAKKRAKSDNPLLVNGIDYMKKG from the exons ATGGACGAACCAGGACCAGGACTGAATTTTCACGAGTTTGAGCTAGACGATCGTCTACTGCGG GATATAGCTCGGCTAGGATGGATCTCCCCGACGCTGGTGCAGGAGAAAGCCATCCCGTTCCTGCTCGAAGGCAAAGATGTGCTCATCCGCGCCCGTACCGGCTCGGGCAAGACGGCCGCCTTCGCCATCCCCATTATCCAGAACGTGCTTCGGTACAAAACCGAAACGGCGGTTCGTGAAACGTCCGTGCTAGTGATGGCCCCCAGCCAGGACCTGTGCCACCAGATCGCCAAAGTGTTTGCCAGCCTGACGTACTCGTGCGGTCCGCTCATCCGGGTGGCGGATCTGTCCTCGAAGGAGGAGAAAGCCACCCACCGGCATCTGCTGGCCGAGCGGCCGGATATCGTCGTGTCGACGCCGGGCCGGCTGCGCACCGTGCTGGCCGACGGGACGCTGAACGTGCGGGAAAGTCTGCGCTGCGTGACGATCGACGAGGCCGATCTGATGTTTACGTTCGGGTTTGAGAAGGATTTGAAGGAGGTGCTGAAACACTTTCCACCGGTGCACCAGTCGGTGCTGTGCTCTGCCACGCTGGAGGAAGATGTGACACAGATGAAGAAGATGGTGCTTCGCAATCCGGTGATATTGAAGCTGGAGGAGCCTCAGCTGGCGGTCGGTACGCAGCTGACGCACTATCAGATTGAGGCCGAAGAGGTGGACAAGGCGGCGATACTGTACACCGTGCTGAAGCTGAAGCTGATCCAGGGCAAGTGCATCATCTTCGTCAAGTCGGTGGACCGGTGCTACAG ATTGAAATTGTTCTTGGAACAGTTCGGCATACGGTCGTGCATTCTAAACTCCGAGCTGCCTATCAAAATTCGCTGTCACACGGTCCACCAGTTCAATCAG GGTAGCTACGATATAATCATCGCCTCGGATGAACTGATGGCAGAAAATCCAGCACtggtgaagaagaagagcgacaaaaagccCTCCAccaagcagctgctgcagcaaacCGAGGCCGAATCGAGCGTCTCCCGCGGCATAGACTTCCAGTGCGTTTCGTGCGTGGTGAACTTCGATTTCCCCTCCGACCTCAACTCGTACATCCATCGGGCAGGGCGAACGGCACGTGGACAGAACAACGGCAGCGTGCTGTCGTTCGTTGGCATCGAGGAGCTGGAACTGAAACGGAATGTCGAAGAGTTTCTCCAAACACTGTCGAATGATGCGGAGTTTTCCATGAA GGATTTCAATTTCAACTTTGACGAGGTGGAAGCATTCCGGTACCGAGCGAAGGATGCATGGCGAGCGATCACCAAGATTTCCATCCGAGAGGCCCGAATAAAGGAGCTAAAGATGGAAATATTCAACTCGGAAAAGCTAAAG TCGTTCTTTGAGGAAAACCCACGCGATCTGCAGACGCTTCGACACGACCGGCCCCTTCACACGGTGCACGTGCAGGAACATTTGGGCGACGTGCCGGAATACCTGGTGCCGGCCGCCCTGAAACCAATGGTGGACATCATGAACGCGAAgcgaaagaagaagatgagCGAAAAGTACGCCGCCGCCAAGAAGCGGGCCAAGTCCGACAATCCACTCCTGGTGAACGGTATAGATTACATGAAGAAAGGATGA
- the LOC1270783 gene encoding uncharacterized protein LOC1270783 isoform X2: protein MKLSKPLFMSSGKRDLGPSLRYNRTAALLDFESKINWNKILQTDPLKCAFSLVCQLAAGAEPQDAQAKIIYEFIAFSVENSKTIPAPLRESFENGLQYNDNLKAKDNYKQCYRRYPLCLYSARTMLRFMSLFGREADEK from the exons ATGAAACTATCGAAGCCGCTGTTCATGTCGTCCGGGAAGCGAGATCTGGGCCCATCGTTACGCTACAATCGAACCGCCGCACTGTTG gATTTTGAGTCAAAAATCAACTGGAACAAAATCCTGCAAACGGATCCACTCAAGTGTGCATTTTCCCTCGTCTGCCAGCTGGCCGCCGGTGCCGAACCGCAGGACGCGCAGGCAAAGataatttatgaatttatCGC GTTTAGTGTAGAGAACAGCAAAACGATTCCGGCACCACTGAGGGAATCGTTCGAGAACGGGCTGCAGTACAACGACAATCTAAAGGCGAAGGATAACTACAAGCAATGCTACCGGCGCTATCCACTGTGCCTGTATTCGGCTCGGACGATGCTTCGGTTTATGAGTCTGTTTGGCAGGGAGGCGGATGAGAAGTAG
- the LOC1268932 gene encoding grpE protein homolog, mitochondrial, translating into MHRSKTALNLLQRLDGLRTASSGSLITRQMQMASTVQSAHSRLLWSGCSHQAPVRHFSTEKDTARVEEPTENEKKLTVEVEELRKEAAELTEKVKSLDDKYKRALAESENIRRRLTKQIDDAKLFGIQGFCKDLLEVADILGHATEAVPKDEISDKNPHLKNLFEGLSMTRQQLNSVFKRHGLETVNPMNEKFNPNLHEALFQQEVANVEPNTVVVVSKIGYKLHDRCIRPALVGVTKG; encoded by the exons ATGCATCGTTCTAAGACCGCACTAAACCTGCTGCAACGGTTGGACGGGCTGCGAACGGCTTCCAGCGGATCGCTCATCACAAG ACAAATGCAGATGGCCAGCACAGTACAATCAGCCCACAGTCGGTTGCTTTGGTCGGGGTGCAGCCACCAGGCACCGGTGCGCCACTTTTCCACAGAGAAGGACACAGCACGTGTCGAGGAACCGACCGAGAACGAAAAGAAGCTAACCGTAGAGGTGGAGGAGCTGCGCAAAGAAGCGGCCGAGCTAACAGAGAAGGTCAAATCCCTGGAT GATAAATACAAACGTGCACTGGCGGAAAGTGAAAACATCCGAAGACGACTCACGAAACAGATTGACGATGCAAAGCTGTTCGGCATTCAGGGCTTCTGTAAGGATCTGCTGGAGGTGGCGGACATTTTGGGCCACGCGACGGAAGCCGTGCCGAAGGATGAG ATTTCCGATAAGAATCCTCACTTGAAAAATCTGTTCGAGGGACTTTCCATGACGCGGCAGCAGCTGAACAGCGTGTTCAAGCGGCACGGGCTCGAAACGGTCAACCCGATGAACGAGAAGTTTAACCCGAACCTGCACGAGGCCCTGTTCCAGCAGGAGGTGGCGAACGTCGAGCCGaacacggtggtggtggtcagcAAGATCGGCTACAAGCTGCACGACCGCTGCATACGTCCCGCGCTCGTCGGCGTAACGAAGGGTTAA
- the LOC1270780 gene encoding large ribosomal subunit protein uL14m, with product MLRKSFAALVPLVGSSRPLHTTAVCSEIRKMARLRVVDNSEIGKRAMAEGKPPKCIHVYNKQSVGMIGDKVLVAIKGQKKKGILVGCKQFQKPKIPKFDSNNLVLIDDNGTPLGTRIHVPIPTILRTILKEKTQAKGADYTKLLGIASRFV from the coding sequence ATGTTGCGAAAATCGTTCGCCGCGCTGGTTCCGCTTGTGGGCTCTTCCCGGCCCCTGCACACAACGGCCGTGTGCAGCGAGATTCGCAAAATGGCTCGGCTGCGCGTGGTAGACAACAGCGAGATCGGCAAGCGGGCCATGGCGGAGGGCAAACCGCCCAAGTGCATTCACGTGTACAACAAGCAGAGCGTGGGCATGATCGGCGACAAGGTGCTGGTAGCGATCAAGgggcagaagaagaagggcaTCCTGGTCGGCTGCAAGCAGTTCCAGAAGCCCAAGATACCCAAGTTCGACAGCAACAATCTGGTGCTGATCGACGACAACGGAACACCGCTCGGCACGCGCATTCACGTGCCCATCCCGACCATCCTGCGCACGATACTGAAGGAGAAAACGCAGGCCAAGGGCGCGGACTACACGAAGCTGCTCGGTATAGCTAGTAGATTTGTTTAA
- the LOC133393627 gene encoding uncharacterized protein LOC133393627, protein MPTKDEMLCALESKGIEVPVTASIPQIRNMFSENVLQLTSAEAVATTSRGEICPPSSTAIAATTTTAVATVAANCASTILKGDNDTDSATILSASVACAPIALNNENSSSLPANADNENELNEMRRRLELLELRQRVQTLEYQSGKFSASDLKLDGIIEPFTGDDASKCIIEWLDELDHHFSLCRVQDSDKFFYVYRLLKGSAAMVAKASRASTLQQLKDELVANFYVTPTTEGVYRQLRNRRLSPHETALRYVLDMQRIASRASVPEPELINIIFEGLGSPSHTAGMRFLVEKVEDLKPLLNKFEAIRPRYVAKSSETPFPSDRKRVTTNRGTTPTTVRCFNCSQFGHHQSACTRQRRPPGACFRCFQLGHNYKSCPNAETSAAAYPDAANRVDIDNAETLPLNELHEVAQ, encoded by the exons ATGCCTACAAAAGATGAGATGTTGTGTGCTCTTGAAAGTAAGGGCATAGAAGTCCCCGTTACGGCTTCTATTCCACAAATTCGGAATATGTTTTCTGAAAACGTTCTACAACTAACATCAGCGGAAGCAGTCGCAACAACCTCACGAGGTGAGATATGCCCCCCGTCGAGCACCGCCatagccgccaccaccaccaccgccgtagCTACCGTCGCGGCAAATTGCGcatccaccattttgaaaggcGACAACGATACCGATTCTGCCACCATTTTGAGTGCTTCCGTAGCTTGTGCTCCCATCGCGCTTAACAATGAGAATTCTTCTTCGCTTCCTGCTAACGCCGACAACGAAAATGAACTCAACGAAATGCGACGACGCTTGGAACTTTTAGAGCTTCGCCAAAGGGTCCAAACCCTTGAATATCAATCGGGAAAATTTTCGGCAAGCGATTTGAAGCTAGATGGAATTATTGAGCCTTTTACTGGAGACGATGCATCAAAGTGCATCATTGAATGGCTTGACGAGCTAGATCATCACTTTTCTCTGTGCCGCGTCCAAGATTCTGATAAATTCTTCTACGTGTACCGTTTACTGAAAGGATCTGCTGCTATGGTCGCTAAAGCCTCTCGTGCTTCAACACTGCAACAATTAAAAGACGAGCTGGTTGCAAACTTTTATGTGACACCCACGACCGAAGGCGTCTACCGACAGCTGCGTAACCGTCGTCTCTCGCCCCATGAGACAGCCCTGCGTTACGTATTAGATATGCAGCGAATCGCCAGTCGCGCATCCGTTCCTGAGCCTGAATTAATTAACATCATCTTCGAAGGGCTTGGCAGTCCGTCCCACACCGCTGGAATGCGTTTTCTGGTCGAAAAAGTGGAGGATTTGAAGCCACTTTTGAACAAGTTCGAGGCGATTCGACCACGATATGTTGCTAAATCATCCGAGACGCCCTTTCCCAGTGATCGCAAACGGGTTACAACTAATCGgggaacaacaccaacaactgtCCGTTGTTTCAATTGCTCTCAGTTTGGTCATCATCAGAGTGCTTGTACACGCCAACGCCGCCCACCAGGAGCTTGTTTCCGTTGCTTCCAGCTGGGACACAACTATAAAAGCTGTCCGAATGCTGAAACCAGCGCTGCTGCTTATCCGGATGCGGCCAATCGCGTTGATATCGATAATGCAGAAACACTGCCATTAAATGAATTGCACGAG GTAGCCCAGTAA